From Calliphora vicina chromosome 3, idCalVici1.1, whole genome shotgun sequence:
TTTCGTTATACaagtttgatttaaaataattttaaatctttattttacaaaaaaataaaagagagtaaattgaaattttttgtaacctCGTACTTCTACCAAAATTTCACTTATTATTTTACCACAAAACCAAGATAAATTGGTCACTGTATGTTAAGTGTTTTTGTATGAAtgtagttgttgctgctgctggtaCCGTATGTCAATAAAGTATTCATTCacctttgtttttttcttctttcttttatttgtttgttaaagttTTCATTTAATGGTCTTGACTTATTTGACATCATTCTATTTAAGACAAGACCTGTTTTGGTTACTGCCGTTCTCTTCATATGTATGTGATGGGATGATaactctttatttttatttaaaaattttaagtaggTCATCtcttttaaagaaaaagtacacaGTGCACAAAattgtacatatgtacaaacaaaaaaaaaggtaccaaccaataaaccagaaaatatcaaaaaagaaaaacaaaacaaaagaaataacttataaaacaacaacaacatctcatctaaagcaataaaataaaagaataatttctttataaaaacagAATTACATATATTAGAGTAGAGAAATAAAAGATTCTCTTAAAGTTCTGTTTATCACACACATAGGTATCAAATTGAaagtaaataagttttttttttcatctccTCTCTTTCTCCACAGTCTCCAAACAgccatacaaacaaacatatacTTTTTTCCCCATTAAGAATCAAGTCTTGTTTGAAATTATCTGGGGAAAGAGAGAGAGTGAGAAAGGGGTGAGGGGAGTTCATATGTTAAACTGTGTCTGTGCTCTATGTAATGTACCTTCTAAAGTTGGATGAAGGGGAAAAGAAGACaagattattttgtaattttcttgtagttgttgttgttttatgagCTGAGATTTGTTCAAGTgcgtttttttctttcttgtcTATCATTCTTTCTTTATTGCAATTGTCATTTTACTAGCCAgagaaattttacttttaaagttagattttgtcttcattattattattattatttattatataaataaaattgtctttctACTTAATTGTTAAAGTCATTGTTCTGTTACATAGAGTTTGTctgtttgttattaaaatttgttttcttttctatgACTCATGGTCTcatagtaaattttgttttcaatcattaatctttggtttttttttctctctgcatttaaatttacatcccgttattgtatttttttgtatctgtCATTACTTTAAAATCAATCAGTAGCATTATTTACagctataataatttttatgtgttttttttttgcattttaatttgaaaaaacactTCAAAAACGCCTTTTGTGGTTGTAAATAATATGCAACCCTTTAGGAAATTTGAGACAGATGACAGACATGTGTTTGCAAGGCAATGACTTTGGAAACCGCAACTAGGTATTGGATTTAAGGCCTTTTATTAAGCCGCTTGAAGTGAAAGGTTTAATTTgcatgttaaaaattaatagtattccaattttagtagttttttttaattaaaattttatggttcAGTACTAACATTTTTGGcactaaattttttagtaatttaagtgctaaattttttaatttttttaaaaataatttagtacaaacatttttatacaaaaatttaggcaaaacatttgtagtattaatttttttgccacGCACTTTTAGGCAAaaaatttttagtactaaatttttagtaaaccATTTTTGGTACTAAAGTTTTTAACTAAATTATAGTACATACCAtattttagaacaaaattttttgtactaaaatataaaattttcgataTTAAGTTGgtagtactaaaatttttaaaatttttttaaaagaattttagtcACAACATTTTTTAGTACAAAGTTTTAAGCACAACATTTTCAgtactaaatttttagtaaacaaATGTTGGTACTAAATTTTTGAACACTATACTATATTTTAGAACTAAATTGTTGTATTCTAagtataaaattttagatattaaATTTGTAGTAGGTACTAAAATTTAGTACTTAAAGTGACAAAAAAAGGTTTAGTACTAAagtagtgaattttttttaaaaaaattttgtgcacaCGCCACATTTTAGTAATCAAATTTTAAGCACaaaatttttagtactaaaaaatgttgctactaaatttaaaaaaaacaagtaagagtgctatattcggctgtgccgaatcttatatacccttcaccaaattataccttaaaattttaaatatttttaggtaaacaaaatttaattttttaattttttgaaaaaaaaatgttttcgattgttattttaaatttaaaaaattttttttttttaattttaaaaatgtttttttttaaattttaaaaaattttttttttgtcttttaaattttttttttgaaaaaaaaaaaattcgggttaaaaaattttttttttccgattttgacccattgtaggtccaacttactatggtcttatatacgttgcaaatgtctttgaaatatctatcattagatatccatattgtctatattaatgccttaagctacgtatacacggttgtcatattcttacaatattgtcagaacaTGCTCATAAAATGGTTAGCACAACCAtgagaacttatgttgaaacatatgggtgttaaccatttattgaacattttctgacaatattgtaagaatatgacaaccgtgtatacgtagctttagtaatccagatataggtcaaaaataggtcaaaaatcgaggttgtcttggttttttcctcatatctcagccatttgtggaccgattttgctgattttaaatagcaaaattctcgaaagcatgtctgacagaattattgaagatttggatcccgaagatatctggggtcttcagaaacttgatttcaacagacagacggtcagacagacagacggacatggcttaatcgattccgctatctataaggatccagaatatatatactttatagggtcggaaatgaaaaatttagaaattacaaacggaatgacaaacttatatatacccttctcacgaaggtgaagggtataaaaatattatttttaagtatacaAGTTTCAATACTAAATTTGTAGTACTTAAAATATTCATGATTTAGTACCAAATTATAGTGCtttaagtaataaaatttagtaaacaATTAGTACTTGAAGTACTAAAAATTTGTACTAAAGTTTTAGTTCTAAACATATGTACTAAAAGTTTAGTACTTAAAGTTTAGAACTAagcatttattatttaaagtttagtactaaaaattaactacaaaagattagaaaaaattttcaataattaagtactaaaaattcaatattaaacttttgaaacaaaaaaatttggtactaaattctTGTACAACATTTTTAGTATTAATATTTAGTGCTAACAATTTAGTACTTAAAGTACTAACAtaaatttagtacaaaattttttagtactaaatattggatgtactagaactgaactagaactgaactagaactgaactagaactgaactagaactgaactagaactgaactagaactgaactagaactgaaccagaactgaactagaactgaactagaactgaactagaactgaactagaactgaactagaactgaactagaactgaactagaactgaactagaactgaactagatctgaactagatctgaactagatctgaactagatctgaactagaactgaactagaactgaactagaactgaactagaactgaactagaactgaactagaactcaactagaactgaactagatctgaactagatctgaactagatctgaactagaactgaactagaactgaactagaactgaactagaactgaactagaactgaactagaactgaactagaactgaactagaactgaactagaactgaactagaactgaactagaactgaactagaactgaaccagaactgaactagaactgaactagaactgaactagaactgaactagaactgaactagaactgaactagaactgaactagaactgaactagaactgaactagatctgaactagatctgaactagatctgaactagatctgaactagaactgaactagaactgaactagaactgaactagaactgaactagaactgaactagaactgaactagaactgaactagatctgaactagatctgaactagatctgaactagatctgaactagaactgaactagaactgaactagaactgaactagaactgaactagaactcaactagaactgaactagatctgaactagatctgaactagatctgaactagaactgaactagaactgaactagaactgaactagaactgaactagaactgaactagaactgaactagaactgaactagaactgaactagaactgaactagaactgaactagaactgaactagaactgaactagaactgaactagaactgaactagaactgaactagaactgaactagaactgaactagaactgaactagaactgaaccagaacttaactagaactgaaccagaactgaactagaactgaactagaactgaactagaactgaactagattttataacaaattttttagtagCGACATTTTAGtactaacatatttattaagagTTTTACTAATACttgtttttagtttaaagtTTAGTACTAAAAACTTAGCTTAGGAAATTTAGTACTACAACAAAGTAAATTCTGTACTAAACTAAACTTTCGGTTATAAATTCGTATTAATTATGATGCGCTaaattttgagtattttcttAGATTTAGTTTGGTAAGTAAACAATTTAGTGCTAAAAGtgtttcttaaaaaagtactaaaaaacgGGATTTTCATGTTGCGTAATCTTTTCTCTAATATGAATATTATGGAATCACAAAAAGATTCCAAAAGTTCACATCCGTTTGACAGTGTAGTGCTTGAAATAGGTTTATCAATATATCAGATATAGTTTGGGagaattttggtattgaaaattagcaAAATGGGTTCATAAATGGCGGAGATATAAGCGAAACCTGATATAAAAAAGTTCTGGCTTGTTTTGTCGACCGATGTTaaacccaaaatttaaaaacacttGCATATTTTACTCAAATACTTTCTCAGTTGTCTGTGTTGAAACTATCATCCAAAATCGAGCCATTAATGACAGAGATATAAGCgaaatttgatataaaaacgATCTGGCTTGAAAAATTTCCTATTGGGTTCTTTTCAGTTCAGTTCAGCACGAAACCCGTGAgatatttcagtttatttttattgacaaaaggttttaaataacataattgttttttctctttcaatataattttttatttattttttttcataatacaCTATTATATTACCGCATGTTCATTGACattatttaacaacaaacaaaaaaaaaagagagagaaaaaaaacagattaaatttgattttaagcgGCTTGGAATTTAATTGTTATTGTATggatttttaatagttttatcttttttttattttatcttttgcAGCTTTTCAATTATGGAATCATATTTAACGGAAATTAAACAATTGCGCATACCCCGCCCCAAATACGAACCCAGTGGTAATAGTCCACCACGCAGTGATTATTATCCACTGGCCAGGCCGTTTACCCCACCACGTGATTATCAGTTATCGTCAAACGATACAATATTGGCCACACACCAGCGCTCCTATCAGGAGGGTGGCGAGGATTTTCGACCATCATTGCatcagaaatttaattaaatttatataaaatagttaaattacttaagtgctcataataatataaacaaatagcTCTTAGTTTTTAATGACCAGATAAatattattcttattcttattatttttttaattttaattttaagttggTTTCTTTTAAGTGtattgtattttctttaaactCTGTAGAACTTTTAAACTAATTAATGtatatgtatttcatttttaaaattaaataaataaatttatgattttataatgttaacaaacaaataaatctaTTAAATGTTTACTTTTACTTGAATGACTGTGACTATTCTACAATTATGCTTGATGTTTTTTAATGATCTTTAGCGACTgatctgttgttttttttttttgataatgagatcgttttgtattttttttttttttaaaaagagttaaaaacaagaaaaacctTTACTCACCACATCTTGTTCATAGTCCGCGTGGGGCAGTACATGGGTTTCACTCATTCTTCGGGACCTATGGTCATCACAGCCGTATtcctagtttttttttgtgtgtttttattttattttcaattatttgttaattgatttagattttgcatttcatcaaaatttattatttatcgcCAAAACAGGAagtagaatataaaaaaaacaattaaataaaaattaaaaattatagaaaactataaaggattttgtttaattttagtgtttaaataataatcaaataatAATGTTAGTTATAAACAGAATTACACATTTTGAGGGGAAAGAAAAGTAtcagtttttaaatgttttttaaagaacAAGCAATAATTCCCCgattatttgtgaaaatttcacgattttataaaaataccagaGACATTAGCAAAAAGCCACAACTACCTTGATACATAAACATTGATTTTTGGAAGCTCCCAGATAAGGGAGAGAACAAAAAACTCTCAGATCTGTCTTCTCAATTTAGTAATAAACTCTGGTtcatttctagttcaggttcagttcaggttcagttctagttcagttctagttctagttcagttctagttcagttctagttcagttctagttcagttctagttcagttctagttcagttctagttcagttctagttcagttctagttcagttctagttctagttcagttctagttcagttctagttcagttctagttcagttctagttcagttctagttcagttctagttcagttctagttcagttctagttcagttctagttcagttctagttcagttctagttcagttctagttcagttctagttcagttctagttcagttctagttcagttctagttcagttctagttcagttctagttcagttctagttcagttctagttcagttctagttcagttctagttcagttctagttcagttctagttcagttctagttcagttctagttcagttctagttcagttctagttcagttctagttcagttctagttcagttctagttcagttctagttcagttctagttcagttctagttcagttctagttcagttctagttcagttctagttcagttctagttcagttctagttcagttctagttcagttctagttcagttctagttcagttctagttcagttctagttcagttctagttcagttctagttcagttctagttcagttctagttcagttctagttcagttctagttcagttctagttcagttctagttcagttctagttcagttctagttcagttctagttcagttctagttcagttctagttcagttctagttcagttctagttcagttctagttcagttctagttcagttctagttcagttctagttcagttctagttcagttctagttcagttctagttcagttctagttcagttctagttcagttctagttcagttctagttcagttctagttcagttctagttcagttctagttcagttctagttcagttctagttcagttctagttcagttctagttcatgttttagttcaggttcaagttcaggttctagttcaggttttagttcaggttcaagttcaggttctagttcaggttctagttcaggttctagttcatgttttagttcaggttttagttcaggttctagttcaggttctagctcAGTTTCTACTTCAGTttttagttctagttctagtttaggttctagttcactttttaattcagttctagttcaggttttagttcaggttctagttcaggttctagctcAGTTTCTACTTCAGTttttagttctagttctagtttaggttctagttcagtttctaaattagttctagttcagtttttaattcagttctagttcaggttctagttctgttctagttctgttctagttctgatctagttcaggttctagatcatgttctagttcaggttcaagttcaggttctagttcaggttctaactcagtttctagttcagtatttagttctagttcaggttctagttcagtttctaaatcagttctagtttagtttttaattcagttctagttcaggttctagatcAGCTTCTAATTCAATTCTGGTTCacgttcagtttctagttcagtttttaattcaattctagttcaggttctagttctgttctagttctgttctagttctgttctagttctgttctagttctgttctagttctgttctagttctgttctagttctgttctagttctgttctagttctgttctagttctgttctagttctgttctagttctgttctagttctgttctagttctgttctagttctgttctagttctgttctagttctgttctagttctgttctagttctgttctagttctgttctagttctgttctagttctgttctagttctgttctagttctgttctagttctgttctagttctgttctagttctgttctagttctgttctagttctgttctagttctgttctagttctgttctagttctgttctagttctgttctagttctgttctagttctgttctagttctgttctagttctgttctagttctgttctagttctgttctagttctgttctagttctgttctagttctgttctagttctgttctagttctgttctagttctgttctagttctgttctagttctgttctagttctgttctagttctgttctagttctgttctagttctgttctagttctgttctagttctgttctagttctgttctagttctgttctagttctgttctagttctgttctagttctgttctagttctgttctagttctgttctagttctgttctagttctgttctagttctgttctagttctgttctagttctgttctagttctgttctagttctgttctagttctgttctagttctgttctagttctgttctagttctgttctagttctgttctagttctgttctagttctgttctagttctgttctagttctgttctagttctgttctagttctgttctagttctgttctagttctgttctagttctgttcta
This genomic window contains:
- the LOC135953564 gene encoding uncharacterized protein LOC135953564, which gives rise to MESYLTEIKQLRIPRPKYEPSGNSPPRSDYYPLARPFTPPRDYQLSSNDTILATHQRSYQEGGEDFRPSLHQKFN